A window from Triticum aestivum cultivar Chinese Spring chromosome 6D, IWGSC CS RefSeq v2.1, whole genome shotgun sequence encodes these proteins:
- the LOC123144761 gene encoding probable alpha-galactosidase B isoform X1, producing the protein MELGLGAPTSPPPWRGHLLFRALVIFLCLWVTSEANEQHVELPPRGWNSYDSFSWTVDENAYLQNAKILAEKLLPHGYQYAVIDYLWYRRYVDGAYTDSYGFDNIDEWGRPFPDLQRFPSSKYDKGFSQIANKVHEMGLKFGIHLMKGISTQAVNANTPILDIETGKPYVENGRQWAAHDIGLTHKTCAWMPHGFMSVNTDIGAGWAFLRSLYRQYADWGVDFVKVDCIFGTDYSPEEVITISQLLRELDRPIVLSISPGTEVTVPLAENISEHVNMYRITGDDWDNWKDVSTHFTVTSAFAAANKIGATGLRGKSWPDLDMLPFGWLTDPGVNQGPHRPCNLTFDEQKAQMTLWSMAKSPLIYGGDLRHLDNSTFSIMTNPTLLKINYYSKNNMEFHYVSGETTSNTRHSGHLSPRYPVNPTKHDGMVVGLTSCTNDQANGWFVFPQDGKSDHICRIYETENGKNVSFCLGKTKPLLASDDDIMEKEEDQTKFHLAVADINDSCLDASASRRRTASEVKLLMFSRCKWHARQMWELNDKGNLVSSYSRLCATVESSKEAVGITGARAWIATGSKGEIYLAFFNLDSVSRKITARISDLEKVLGTTFVRKHSCSCSEVWSGRNLGLLEEEISAAVNPHGCVVFELMC; encoded by the exons ATGGAACTAGGACTGGGAGCTCCAACTTCTCCGCCGCCATGGCGTGGCCATCTCCTCTTCCGCGCGCTCGTCATCTTCCTCTGCCTCTG GGTTACATCCGAGGCAAATGAACAACATGTGGAACTACCACCAAGAGGATGGAATTCGTATGATTCTTTTTCTTGGACGGTTGATGAAAATGCATACTTGCAAAATGCAAAGATTTTGGCAGAAAAGTTACTACCACATGGATATCAG TATGCAGTTATTGATTACCTGTGGTACCGGAGGTATGTTGATGGGGCATATACAGATTCTTATGGGTTTGACAACATTGATGAGTGGGGTCGACCGTTTCCTGACCTCCAAAGATTTCCATCATCCAAATATGATAAAGGGTTCAGTCAAATTGCCAATAAGGTTCATGAGATGGGCTTGAAATTCGGCATCCATTTAATGAAAGGAATAAGTACACAGGCTGTTAATGCGAACACACCCATCTTGGATATTGAGACG GGAAAACCCTATGTAGAGAACGGTCGGCAATGGGCAGCTCATGACATTGGCCTGACCCATAAAACATGTGCATGGATGCCACATGGATTTATGAGTGTAAATACGGATATTGGAGCTGGATGGGCCTTCTTAAGATCTCTTTACCGACAGTATGCGGATTGGGGTGTTGATTTTG TGAAGGTTGATTGTATCTTCGGTACTGATTATAGCCCGGAAGAAGTAATAACTATTTCGCAG CTCCTGCGAGAGCTTGACCGCCCAATAGTACTGTCCATCTCACCAGGAACTGAAGTCACTGTACCATTAGCTGAAAACATCAGTGAACATGTTAACATGTATAGGATAACAGGAGATGATTGGGACAACTGGAAAGATGTTAGTACACATTTTACTGTGACAAG TGCCTTCGCTGCTGCGAATAAGATCGGGGCCACCGGATTACGAGGAAAATCTTGGCCAGATTTAGACATGCTTCCATTTGGCTGGCTAACTGATCCGG GTGTCAATCAGGGCCCTCATAGGCCGTGTAATCTTACATTTGATGAACAGAAAGCACAG ATGACACTTTGGTCAATGGCTAAGTCGCCTCTCATATATGGAGGAGATCTGAGACATCTCGACAATAGTACATTCAGCATTATGACCAATCCTACTCTATTGAAGATAAACTACTACAGTAAAAATAACATGGAG TTCCATTATGTGTCTGGTGAGACGACTTCTAATACCAGACATTCTGGTCACTTGAGTCCTCGATATCCTGTAAACCCGACAAAACATGATGGCATGGTCGTGGGTCTCACTTCCTGCACCAATGACCAAGCTAACGGATGGTTTGTATTTCCACAAGATGGGAAGTCAGATCATATATGCAGGATCTATGAAACAGAGAATGGCAAAAATGTCTCATTTTGCTTGGGGAAAACAAAACCTCTTCTTGCCTC GGATGATGATATCATGGAAAAGGAGGAAGACCAAACAAAGTTCCATCTGGCAGTTGCAGACATTAATGATTCTTGTTTGGATGCATCTGCTAGTCGGAGGCGGACTGCCTCAGAGGTTAAGCTTCTCATGTTCTCCAGGTGCAAATGGCATGCAAGGCAG ATGTGGGAGCTGAATGACAAGGGTAACCTTGTGAGCAGCTATTCAAGATTATGTGCCACGGTGGAATCCAGCAAGGAAGCAG TAGGTATTACTGGAGCTCGtgcatggattgcaactggaagtaaaG GGGAAATCTACCTCGCGTTCTTCAACCTTGACTCGGTGAGCCGGAAGATAACCGCGAGAATATCGGACCTGGAAAAGGTTCTTGGGACAACCTTCGTACGAAAACACTCATGCAGCTGCAGTGAAGTTTGGAGTGGGAGGAACCTTGGTCTCCTCGAGGAAGAGATCTCAGCGGCGGTGAATCCACACGGTTGCGTGGTGTTCGAACTCATGTGTTGA
- the LOC123144761 gene encoding probable alpha-galactosidase B isoform X3 — MELGLGAPTSPPPWRGHLLFRALVIFLCLWVTSEANEQHVELPPRGWNSYDSFSWTVDENAYLQNAKILAEKLLPHGYQYAVIDYLWYRRYVDGAYTDSYGFDNIDEWGRPFPDLQRFPSSKYDKGFSQIANKVHEMGLKFGIHLMKGISTQAVNANTPILDIETGKPYVENGRQWAAHDIGLTHKTCAWMPHGFMSVNTDIGAGWAFLRSLYRQYADWGVDFVKVDCIFGTDYSPEEVITISQLLRELDRPIVLSISPGTEVTVPLAENISEHVNMYRITGDDWDNWKDVSTHFTVTSAFAAANKIGATGLRGKSWPDLDMLPFGWLTDPGVNQGPHRPCNLTFDEQKAQMTLWSMAKSPLIYGGDLRHLDNSTFSIMTNPTLLKINYYSKNNMEFHYVSGETTSNTRHSGHLSPRYPVNPTKHDGMVVGLTSCTNDQANGWFVFPQDGKSDHICRIYETENGKNVSFCLGKTKPLLASDDDIMEKEEDQTKFHLAVADINDSCLDASASRRRTASEVKLLMFSRCKWHARQMWELNDKGNLVSSYSRLCATVESSKEAVGITGARAWIATGSKGNIN, encoded by the exons ATGGAACTAGGACTGGGAGCTCCAACTTCTCCGCCGCCATGGCGTGGCCATCTCCTCTTCCGCGCGCTCGTCATCTTCCTCTGCCTCTG GGTTACATCCGAGGCAAATGAACAACATGTGGAACTACCACCAAGAGGATGGAATTCGTATGATTCTTTTTCTTGGACGGTTGATGAAAATGCATACTTGCAAAATGCAAAGATTTTGGCAGAAAAGTTACTACCACATGGATATCAG TATGCAGTTATTGATTACCTGTGGTACCGGAGGTATGTTGATGGGGCATATACAGATTCTTATGGGTTTGACAACATTGATGAGTGGGGTCGACCGTTTCCTGACCTCCAAAGATTTCCATCATCCAAATATGATAAAGGGTTCAGTCAAATTGCCAATAAGGTTCATGAGATGGGCTTGAAATTCGGCATCCATTTAATGAAAGGAATAAGTACACAGGCTGTTAATGCGAACACACCCATCTTGGATATTGAGACG GGAAAACCCTATGTAGAGAACGGTCGGCAATGGGCAGCTCATGACATTGGCCTGACCCATAAAACATGTGCATGGATGCCACATGGATTTATGAGTGTAAATACGGATATTGGAGCTGGATGGGCCTTCTTAAGATCTCTTTACCGACAGTATGCGGATTGGGGTGTTGATTTTG TGAAGGTTGATTGTATCTTCGGTACTGATTATAGCCCGGAAGAAGTAATAACTATTTCGCAG CTCCTGCGAGAGCTTGACCGCCCAATAGTACTGTCCATCTCACCAGGAACTGAAGTCACTGTACCATTAGCTGAAAACATCAGTGAACATGTTAACATGTATAGGATAACAGGAGATGATTGGGACAACTGGAAAGATGTTAGTACACATTTTACTGTGACAAG TGCCTTCGCTGCTGCGAATAAGATCGGGGCCACCGGATTACGAGGAAAATCTTGGCCAGATTTAGACATGCTTCCATTTGGCTGGCTAACTGATCCGG GTGTCAATCAGGGCCCTCATAGGCCGTGTAATCTTACATTTGATGAACAGAAAGCACAG ATGACACTTTGGTCAATGGCTAAGTCGCCTCTCATATATGGAGGAGATCTGAGACATCTCGACAATAGTACATTCAGCATTATGACCAATCCTACTCTATTGAAGATAAACTACTACAGTAAAAATAACATGGAG TTCCATTATGTGTCTGGTGAGACGACTTCTAATACCAGACATTCTGGTCACTTGAGTCCTCGATATCCTGTAAACCCGACAAAACATGATGGCATGGTCGTGGGTCTCACTTCCTGCACCAATGACCAAGCTAACGGATGGTTTGTATTTCCACAAGATGGGAAGTCAGATCATATATGCAGGATCTATGAAACAGAGAATGGCAAAAATGTCTCATTTTGCTTGGGGAAAACAAAACCTCTTCTTGCCTC GGATGATGATATCATGGAAAAGGAGGAAGACCAAACAAAGTTCCATCTGGCAGTTGCAGACATTAATGATTCTTGTTTGGATGCATCTGCTAGTCGGAGGCGGACTGCCTCAGAGGTTAAGCTTCTCATGTTCTCCAGGTGCAAATGGCATGCAAGGCAG ATGTGGGAGCTGAATGACAAGGGTAACCTTGTGAGCAGCTATTCAAGATTATGTGCCACGGTGGAATCCAGCAAGGAAGCAG TAGGTATTACTGGAGCTCGtgcatggattgcaactggaagtaaaG GAAATATAAATTAG
- the LOC123144761 gene encoding probable alpha-galactosidase B isoform X4: protein MELGLGAPTSPPPWRGHLLFRALVIFLCLWVTSEANEQHVELPPRGWNSYDSFSWTVDENAYLQNAKILAEKLLPHGYQYAVIDYLWYRRYVDGAYTDSYGFDNIDEWGRPFPDLQRFPSSKYDKGFSQIANKVHEMGLKFGIHLMKGISTQAVNANTPILDIETGKPYVENGRQWAAHDIGLTHKTCAWMPHGFMSVNTDIGAGWAFLRSLYRQYADWGVDFVKVDCIFGTDYSPEEVITISQLLRELDRPIVLSISPGTEVTVPLAENISEHVNMYRITGDDWDNWKDVSTHFTVTSAFAAANKIGATGLRGKSWPDLDMLPFGWLTDPGVNQGPHRPCNLTFDEQKAQMTLWSMAKSPLIYGGDLRHLDNSTFSIMTNPTLLKINYYSKNNMEFHYVSGETTSNTRHSGHLSPRYPVNPTKHDGMVVGLTSCTNDQANGWFVFPQDGKSDHICRIYETENGKNVSFCLGKTKPLLASDDDIMEKEEDQTKFHLAVADINDSCLDASASRRRTASEVKLLMFSRCKWHARQMWELNDKGNLVSSYSRLCATVESSKEAGITGARAWIATGSKGNIN from the exons ATGGAACTAGGACTGGGAGCTCCAACTTCTCCGCCGCCATGGCGTGGCCATCTCCTCTTCCGCGCGCTCGTCATCTTCCTCTGCCTCTG GGTTACATCCGAGGCAAATGAACAACATGTGGAACTACCACCAAGAGGATGGAATTCGTATGATTCTTTTTCTTGGACGGTTGATGAAAATGCATACTTGCAAAATGCAAAGATTTTGGCAGAAAAGTTACTACCACATGGATATCAG TATGCAGTTATTGATTACCTGTGGTACCGGAGGTATGTTGATGGGGCATATACAGATTCTTATGGGTTTGACAACATTGATGAGTGGGGTCGACCGTTTCCTGACCTCCAAAGATTTCCATCATCCAAATATGATAAAGGGTTCAGTCAAATTGCCAATAAGGTTCATGAGATGGGCTTGAAATTCGGCATCCATTTAATGAAAGGAATAAGTACACAGGCTGTTAATGCGAACACACCCATCTTGGATATTGAGACG GGAAAACCCTATGTAGAGAACGGTCGGCAATGGGCAGCTCATGACATTGGCCTGACCCATAAAACATGTGCATGGATGCCACATGGATTTATGAGTGTAAATACGGATATTGGAGCTGGATGGGCCTTCTTAAGATCTCTTTACCGACAGTATGCGGATTGGGGTGTTGATTTTG TGAAGGTTGATTGTATCTTCGGTACTGATTATAGCCCGGAAGAAGTAATAACTATTTCGCAG CTCCTGCGAGAGCTTGACCGCCCAATAGTACTGTCCATCTCACCAGGAACTGAAGTCACTGTACCATTAGCTGAAAACATCAGTGAACATGTTAACATGTATAGGATAACAGGAGATGATTGGGACAACTGGAAAGATGTTAGTACACATTTTACTGTGACAAG TGCCTTCGCTGCTGCGAATAAGATCGGGGCCACCGGATTACGAGGAAAATCTTGGCCAGATTTAGACATGCTTCCATTTGGCTGGCTAACTGATCCGG GTGTCAATCAGGGCCCTCATAGGCCGTGTAATCTTACATTTGATGAACAGAAAGCACAG ATGACACTTTGGTCAATGGCTAAGTCGCCTCTCATATATGGAGGAGATCTGAGACATCTCGACAATAGTACATTCAGCATTATGACCAATCCTACTCTATTGAAGATAAACTACTACAGTAAAAATAACATGGAG TTCCATTATGTGTCTGGTGAGACGACTTCTAATACCAGACATTCTGGTCACTTGAGTCCTCGATATCCTGTAAACCCGACAAAACATGATGGCATGGTCGTGGGTCTCACTTCCTGCACCAATGACCAAGCTAACGGATGGTTTGTATTTCCACAAGATGGGAAGTCAGATCATATATGCAGGATCTATGAAACAGAGAATGGCAAAAATGTCTCATTTTGCTTGGGGAAAACAAAACCTCTTCTTGCCTC GGATGATGATATCATGGAAAAGGAGGAAGACCAAACAAAGTTCCATCTGGCAGTTGCAGACATTAATGATTCTTGTTTGGATGCATCTGCTAGTCGGAGGCGGACTGCCTCAGAGGTTAAGCTTCTCATGTTCTCCAGGTGCAAATGGCATGCAAGGCAG ATGTGGGAGCTGAATGACAAGGGTAACCTTGTGAGCAGCTATTCAAGATTATGTGCCACGGTGGAATCCAGCAAGGAAGCAG GTATTACTGGAGCTCGtgcatggattgcaactggaagtaaaG GAAATATAAATTAG
- the LOC123144761 gene encoding probable alpha-galactosidase B isoform X2 → MELGLGAPTSPPPWRGHLLFRALVIFLCLWVTSEANEQHVELPPRGWNSYDSFSWTVDENAYLQNAKILAEKLLPHGYQYAVIDYLWYRRYVDGAYTDSYGFDNIDEWGRPFPDLQRFPSSKYDKGFSQIANKVHEMGLKFGIHLMKGISTQAVNANTPILDIETGKPYVENGRQWAAHDIGLTHKTCAWMPHGFMSVNTDIGAGWAFLRSLYRQYADWGVDFVKVDCIFGTDYSPEEVITISQLLRELDRPIVLSISPGTEVTVPLAENISEHVNMYRITGDDWDNWKDVSTHFTVTSAFAAANKIGATGLRGKSWPDLDMLPFGWLTDPGVNQGPHRPCNLTFDEQKAQMTLWSMAKSPLIYGGDLRHLDNSTFSIMTNPTLLKINYYSKNNMEFHYVSGETTSNTRHSGHLSPRYPVNPTKHDGMVVGLTSCTNDQANGWFVFPQDGKSDHICRIYETENGKNVSFCLGKTKPLLASDDDIMEKEEDQTKFHLAVADINDSCLDASASRRRTASEVKLLMFSRCKWHARQMWELNDKGNLVSSYSRLCATVESSKEAGITGARAWIATGSKGEIYLAFFNLDSVSRKITARISDLEKVLGTTFVRKHSCSCSEVWSGRNLGLLEEEISAAVNPHGCVVFELMC, encoded by the exons ATGGAACTAGGACTGGGAGCTCCAACTTCTCCGCCGCCATGGCGTGGCCATCTCCTCTTCCGCGCGCTCGTCATCTTCCTCTGCCTCTG GGTTACATCCGAGGCAAATGAACAACATGTGGAACTACCACCAAGAGGATGGAATTCGTATGATTCTTTTTCTTGGACGGTTGATGAAAATGCATACTTGCAAAATGCAAAGATTTTGGCAGAAAAGTTACTACCACATGGATATCAG TATGCAGTTATTGATTACCTGTGGTACCGGAGGTATGTTGATGGGGCATATACAGATTCTTATGGGTTTGACAACATTGATGAGTGGGGTCGACCGTTTCCTGACCTCCAAAGATTTCCATCATCCAAATATGATAAAGGGTTCAGTCAAATTGCCAATAAGGTTCATGAGATGGGCTTGAAATTCGGCATCCATTTAATGAAAGGAATAAGTACACAGGCTGTTAATGCGAACACACCCATCTTGGATATTGAGACG GGAAAACCCTATGTAGAGAACGGTCGGCAATGGGCAGCTCATGACATTGGCCTGACCCATAAAACATGTGCATGGATGCCACATGGATTTATGAGTGTAAATACGGATATTGGAGCTGGATGGGCCTTCTTAAGATCTCTTTACCGACAGTATGCGGATTGGGGTGTTGATTTTG TGAAGGTTGATTGTATCTTCGGTACTGATTATAGCCCGGAAGAAGTAATAACTATTTCGCAG CTCCTGCGAGAGCTTGACCGCCCAATAGTACTGTCCATCTCACCAGGAACTGAAGTCACTGTACCATTAGCTGAAAACATCAGTGAACATGTTAACATGTATAGGATAACAGGAGATGATTGGGACAACTGGAAAGATGTTAGTACACATTTTACTGTGACAAG TGCCTTCGCTGCTGCGAATAAGATCGGGGCCACCGGATTACGAGGAAAATCTTGGCCAGATTTAGACATGCTTCCATTTGGCTGGCTAACTGATCCGG GTGTCAATCAGGGCCCTCATAGGCCGTGTAATCTTACATTTGATGAACAGAAAGCACAG ATGACACTTTGGTCAATGGCTAAGTCGCCTCTCATATATGGAGGAGATCTGAGACATCTCGACAATAGTACATTCAGCATTATGACCAATCCTACTCTATTGAAGATAAACTACTACAGTAAAAATAACATGGAG TTCCATTATGTGTCTGGTGAGACGACTTCTAATACCAGACATTCTGGTCACTTGAGTCCTCGATATCCTGTAAACCCGACAAAACATGATGGCATGGTCGTGGGTCTCACTTCCTGCACCAATGACCAAGCTAACGGATGGTTTGTATTTCCACAAGATGGGAAGTCAGATCATATATGCAGGATCTATGAAACAGAGAATGGCAAAAATGTCTCATTTTGCTTGGGGAAAACAAAACCTCTTCTTGCCTC GGATGATGATATCATGGAAAAGGAGGAAGACCAAACAAAGTTCCATCTGGCAGTTGCAGACATTAATGATTCTTGTTTGGATGCATCTGCTAGTCGGAGGCGGACTGCCTCAGAGGTTAAGCTTCTCATGTTCTCCAGGTGCAAATGGCATGCAAGGCAG ATGTGGGAGCTGAATGACAAGGGTAACCTTGTGAGCAGCTATTCAAGATTATGTGCCACGGTGGAATCCAGCAAGGAAGCAG GTATTACTGGAGCTCGtgcatggattgcaactggaagtaaaG GGGAAATCTACCTCGCGTTCTTCAACCTTGACTCGGTGAGCCGGAAGATAACCGCGAGAATATCGGACCTGGAAAAGGTTCTTGGGACAACCTTCGTACGAAAACACTCATGCAGCTGCAGTGAAGTTTGGAGTGGGAGGAACCTTGGTCTCCTCGAGGAAGAGATCTCAGCGGCGGTGAATCCACACGGTTGCGTGGTGTTCGAACTCATGTGTTGA
- the LOC123142589 gene encoding uncharacterized protein: MVGRLSKDSTSCSRRKEINICANGPRQWLAHVEKLQRPKPNKAPCRRSGSPTRRPRRLPRQPSGRQLLILSRAPGWRLQLPELPRRPLGSPAVTHHHHLPPCFAFSPLTISTIVPTKRTELAMDFSVEDGKRLWSLVRKQEVLVDKKRRWLESMTPKSDGCNTRLKRPKFLADAFLAESDIRSDEVSCEKVTASVAKSYGLQRGGHNHHLVQDGLRLLNLPRGEDGSLSPESLNIMHSTINKLSNGALQSVAKIISRTKCSFNKTRPLLREIVTYHLPCYLAKLDHEDVIMSELSEILINPGSYQSDSLSLVTPVSPLLLSSINQALDRLDGIPDQALVAVNRKLIGKTSMPKFWHVPRSSSRGHLIEIVRKRCKMIIARIEEGYMPKRLAKAMSMVNLYWKQKLRSMDISQLEYFPFSKETASLQNDVLNALWLLPKLQHDDLKLLRPILDPDPKFRKMQFRVSLRKYFRIPRASSTFTSPSPPSGATSSRDTRKQAQPPLSAKSTPAGPAQSSSSSMASTGHTSDIICRRCKGRGHFARECKKRAKPSKAAIIKFWTDHLF; this comes from the exons ATGGTTGGGAGGCTCTCGAAGGACTCAACTAGTTGCTCTCGAAGAAAAGAGATAAACATATGTGCTAATGGGCCGCGCCAGTGGCTAGCCCATGTAGAGAAGCTTCAGCGGCCCAAGCCCAATAAAGCCCCGTGCCGCCGGTCCGGCTCTCCAACCCGTCGCCCACGCCGCCTGCCGCGGCAGCCGTCAGGCAGGCAGCTCTTGATTCTCTCGAGGGCACCTGGCTGGCGGCTCCAACTACCGGAGCTCCCTCGCCGTCCGTTAGGCTCTCCCGCCGTCACCCACCACCACCATCTCCCTCCCTGCTTTGCGTTCTCTCCTCTTACCATCTCCACAATCGTCCCGACCAAGCGTACAGAGCTGGCGATGGACTTCTCCGTCGAGGATGGCAAAAGGCTATGGTCGCTTGTTCGGAAGCAGGAGGTCCTGGTCGACAAGAAACGAAGGTGGTTGGAGTCGATGACTCCCAAATCGGATGGCTGCAACACACGACTGAAGCGACCAAAGTTCTTGGCTGATGC GTTCTTGGCTGAATCAGATATAAGGAGTGATGAA GTGTCTTGCGAAAAGGTGACAGCCAGTGTTGCAAAAAGCTATGGTCTGCAGCGCGGTGGCCACAACCATCACTTGGTTCAGGATGGTCTCAGGCTTCTTAACTTACCAAGAGGGGAAGATGGCTCACTGAGTCCAGAAAGTCTGAACATTATGCATAGCACAATCAATAAGTTAAGCAATGGAGCACTTCAATCAGTGGCTAAAATCATCAGCCGCACCAAGTGTAGTTTTAATAAGACTAGACCACTGTTAAGAGAAATTGTAACATACCATCTTCCGTGTTACTTAGccaagttggatcatgaagatgtcaTCATGTCTGAGTTGTCTGAAATTTTGATAAATCCTGGCAGCTACCAATCTGATTCGTTGAGCCTTGTCACACCTGTGTCACCACTGCTTCTGTCATCTATCAACCAAGCTTTGGATAGACTTGATGGGATTCCTGACCAAGCTCTTGTTGCAGTGAACAGGAAACTCATAGGAAAAACATCTATGCCGAAATTCTGGCATGTGCCTCGGTCTTCCagtagagggcatcttattgaaataGTGAGGAAAAGATGCAAAATGATTATAGCGCGTATTGAGGAAGGTTACATGCCAAAGAGATTAGCAAAGGCCATGTCAATGGTGAACCTATACTGGAAGCAGAAGTTGAGATCCATGGATATTTCTCAGTTAGAGTACTTCCCCTTTTCAAAAGAAACAGCGTCTTTGCAAAATGATGTCCTGAATGCTCTTTGGTTGCTTCCGAAACTCCAGCATGATGACCTAAAATTGCTGCGTCCCATATTGGACCCAGATCCTAAATTTCGAAAGATGCAATTTAGAGTATCTTTGAGGAAGTACTTTAGAataccgcgtgcatcttctactttcacttcaccatcacctccatcaggtgccacctccagccgtgatacaagaaagcaggcacaaccaccactctctgccaagagcacacctgccgggcctgcgcagagctcttcttcttccatggcatcgacagggcacacaagtgatattatttgtcgtcgttgtaagggaagaggacattttgcgagagaatgca